Part of the Methanothermobacter sp. MT-2 genome is shown below.
TACTCGGCCAAAGCCACTTTATAAAGACAGTTGAAGACCTCTATGAAGCCATAGTGAATACAGTACCACATGCAAAATTTGGAATAGCATTCGCAGAAGCCTCAGGAGAATGCCTCGTGAGACACACAGGCAACGACGAGGAATTAGAAGAGCTAGCAGCCGATAAAATGCTCGAGATAGCAGCAGGCCATTCATTCCTGATACTTTTAAAAAATGCGTTCCCAATAAACGTGCTTCAACGCATAAAAGACGTTCCAGAGGTTGTTAACATTTTCTGCGCAACAGCCAACCCAGTACAAGTACTAATAGTTGAAACACAACAAGGCAGAGGAATCATAGGAGTCATAGACGGTGAAAGCCCACGTAAAATAGAAAAAGAAGAAGATATAATCCAAAGAAAACAATTCCTGAGAAAAATAGGCTATAAATTCTGAACCACCCCCTAAGAGAAGCTTTCAACTTTCTGCTGCTAAGTCCCCATCCGAAACCGAGGAATAATTCACCCTTGGAATGTAATGAACCATCCAATTACTATCCCAAGAAGGACTTCCAACCTCCATCCGCGTTCAAAGGGAAGTTCACATTCCATGCACATTAAAACATGAACTATCTCTAAAAACTCTACATAGAATTCCAGAATCCATGAATGTAATATAACACTCATAACCCCCCTTCTTAAAGTGCTATTAAAGATAAGATCTAGGCTGCCATGTCCCCCACACAACTCCAGCACCAAAACATTTTTTCAACCAATTTGTAATGCTACTTGATTGCACCGGGCCAGTGAAATACCCACATCCCCTCAATAGCCACACACCGACTCCTGATATTAAAAAACCTTAATGTGAGCATTTTCTCCAGCATCTATAATCCGAAACGTTTAAATAAATTCTGCAAGGTGAACACTCCTCAAGATAAGCATTTCAAGCAATGATGGGGAACATTAAACTGATAAGTGATGCGAATTCTCGGCACCCAAGTCCACAAACACACCTCAGGACATGAAAAGGCCATAAATTAACTTTAAGTGCATTTAAGCCCCGGTTTCATGCTAGAATAGGCTGGTAAAGCTTTCTAGGCCACTTTAAACGCAACACCTGAACCTTATTAACTCTTTTTGCACTATACTACTCCAGGAATCACCCTTCAAGCTTGTGATTGATAAAACTTAGCGACCCCATATCTACAGAGCCAAAGAATTATATTAAGGTATGGTAGGTCAGCATATCTTGTTTCTTGGTATGAATTTCAGCACTGCAGAGTTTATACAATACCTCTTTTTTGTTGGCAGGGGACCGTCATCGAATACATGTCCAAGGTGGGCGTCACACCTTGCGCATAGAACCTCACAGCGTAGCGTTCCAAGTCCCCGATCCTTTCTTAATTTAATATTGTGTTCTGATATCACATCATAGAAGCTTGGCCATCCTGTACCTGAATCGAATTTGGTCTTTGAGTCAAAGAGGTCAGTGCCGCAGCATATGCACTTGTATATGCCGTCGTCATGGAAGTCATGGTATCTGCCTGTGTAGGGCGGTTCTGTACTTCCTAGTCTTGCAACATGGAATGTCTTAGGATCAAGTATCTTGCGCCACTCTGCATTTGAGAGTTCAATTTTTTCAACCATTTCAATCTTGTTTTTTACTGCGGAGAATATGGGGATTTTTTTCTCCATGTTATAATCTTCCAATCAGTTTTTTGATTTTTTTGTGGGGGTGAGGTGATCCTTCTTAAGACTTTGGTAACTTGTATTAAATTTGTGGTTAACTTTATAATCATGGCATATTTTTTTATTAGATGGCAGTCCCACATATGAGTTTATGAAATTTTTGCAACTTGCAAGAAAGGGAGAAAATAACTGGTGGAGATACTTTGTCACAATCATATTAACAAATCCTGGCATTTCAATAGGAGCCATAATAGGCTCCATATACATCTACCTATTATTTAGCCTCATTGGTTTATACCCCGCAATGGGATTTCTAGGCGGACTTGCAGACATCCTATCCTATAATATTGTAAGCGCGTTCCTAATATTCATCTTATACATTTGCATGGTCGCCATTCATCATAGAAACTTTAAGACAGTTTTAACAGCCCATGAAAAAATACAATGGCATAGGATCCTCAAAGGATTTATTGTATGGTTTTTGATCTTGTTAATGTTACTATTTCTCAGTTTCTCGGAATCTAATTTAAAATTCACATTTGATCCGGTGGCATACCCATTCCTTGTTATTGTCAGTCTCACCATATTCTTCCAGGCCGGTTTCGAGGAAATATTCTTCAGAGGATATCTACTACAAGCCTTTGGCATGAAAAAGCCTATCTTGGCTGTTATATTAACCGCTCTAATATTTGCTGCTGGGCATTGGGGTAATCAAGCGACATTCACAGGCAATATCGATATATTCATTGATACTTTCATCTTTGGGATGGTGGTGGCAATTATCACAATATTTGAAGATGGTGTTGAAACCGCTATTGGCATACACACTGCTAATAATATGTTCTGCGCACTCATAGTAAATGATGGAACCTCAGCATTCTATGAGACCCTACCATCAATTTTCACAGACTTTTCAACCCCACTCACACCCCTTGAACAACTTATATATTCCAGTTTAATAATGGGAGCCCTACTCCTAATAATAATCCTACCCCAAAGATTAAATCTGATAAAAAACATACTAAAAAGAAACTAAAAGGTGGGGTTATACTTGAATGGAAAGGTAGTGTTTAAAACAGATTCTGGGCATTTGGAAGTGGATGACGATATTGTTACTATGAAAGAAAAACAGAGGGGCACACTATCCATAAGATTCAGGAGCCCGGATAAAAGCAAGATAGAAGAGATCATGGAATTCTTCGAATCATTAACTGACATGGAACCTTTAACAATGAATATATCCGACGCTGGAGATATAGAAGCCTATTTCAGGGGCACAGGTCCATTTGACACTATAAAAGAGGATGATAGGACTATCTACACCTTCGAAGCCACCATACAGGAACTTATCAAATAGACTATCCATGGGTTACCTCTTCAAATATCTTATAGATATACTCGGGCTCCTTGAATACGTGGGTGTTCTTCATCCTAGAAAGTTTTTTCACGTGTTCAACATCCTCTTTTCTTATTTCGAGGGTTAGTATCTTCCCGTTGGGTAATCTTGTCTCTGTTGTACCCTCCTCATAATCTGTTGGCATAATATATACTGGCACCCCAGCCTTCTGGGCCATTATAGCTGCATTCGTGATAAGTGTGTCAGCTATCCTAAGCGATATCTTGGCAACACTATTTGATGTGCAAGGTGCTATAAGTAGAAAATCATATTTACCCAATTGCACCTGACCTGCAAGGAATGGAGAATTGGCGCTGATCTCAACCCATTTCTGGTCGAAGTTTGTTTCAAGATCCTGGTAGATCCCATAATATTTAACTACCTGGTCCCCTGCCCTGGAAATGAAGACTTTTATCACAGCCTTACCATCATAGATGTTTTTAATGTCTTTCATCACCTCATAGGTTTCTATGATCTTGTCTCCAGCCCCTGTTATGCACCAGGCAACATTCAACTTTCCCATTTTCATCCACCTACTATTTTCCCATCAAGGATTTCTATGATCCTCGAGGCCTTTGAAGCAACCCGAGGGTCATGAGTCACTAAGACTATAGTGACATCATGCTCCTTATTTAATTCTTTAAGTTTTTCTAATATCTTTTTTTCCGTTTTCGAGTCAAGGGATCCTGTTGGTTCATCAGCCAATATTATACTAGGGTCGTTGGCAAGGGCCCTTGCAATAGCCACCCTCTGCCTTTCACCACCAGAAAGCTCAGAGGGCCTCCTATCAGCCTTGTCAGCAAGTCCAAGATACTCTATCAATTCCATGGCCCTTTCTTCCATCTTATCTTTGTATGGGCCCTCGAACATTGGTATTTCAACATTTTCAAGGACTGTGAGATTTGGTATAAGGTTGTGTAGCTGGAAGATGAAACCTATCTCTCGGGCCCTGAAACTGCTCAGATCCTTTTCTTTCATTAAATTTCGCCCGGCAACTTTTATCATCCCAGAGTCTGGTCTGTCTAGAGCTCCTATCATGTTGAGTAGTGTTGATTTACCAGAACCTGAAGGGCCCATGATGGAAATGAATTCACCCTCATCTACTTGGAGGTTTACACCATCTAATGCAACTATTTTACCATTGTCAAAGGTTTTTTTAAGGTTTTTTATGTTGATTATCATCTCTGTCTCCCCATGTTATTCGTATCTGAGGGCTTCTGTAGCTTCTAGCCTCGTTGCCCTATATGCTGGGTAGAATCCTCCAAGTATGCCTACGAAGATTGCGACTGTAAATGCTTTGAGGAATATCTCTATTGTATAAACGGGTCTTATGAATCCTCCCATGTTGATGTGCATGAGTATTTGTATGGCTGCCACGCCCATTAGTGATCCTACGATGGCTGCTATTAATGTTAGGATGAGTGATTCTCCAAGTATCATTGTAAGTATCCTCTTGTTTTTCCATCCAACAGCCTTAAGGACTCCGATTTCCCTTGTACGTTCAAATACTGACATTATCATCGTGTTAACCACACCAATACTCCCTATAACCACTGCTAGGAGTGATATGGCCCAGCTTGCCGCGTCAACTGTCTTAAGGCCCTGGTCCACACTTTGCAGGTCTTCTAGTGAGGCTATGGTTGTGAGGTTTTCCCCATATTTTTTCTCTATTTCTTCTCTGATTTTTTCTATGTTCGCGTTTTTTTCTGCTTTCACATATATCATGGTGACTTTACCTTTTTTGTCCTCTATTTCTTGGAGTTTTTTTAGGGATATGAAGGCCCCGCCGTCTTCTTGGATGTTCCCTGATTCGAATATCCCCACTATCTTGTAGTTTTCTCTTTTTATGCTGATTTTATCTCCTATTGTCTTGTTGAGTTTCTCTGCTGCCACTTTCCCTATTATGATTTCATCATCTTCTTTGATACTTCTTCCTGATTTTATCTTTATCTGGCTTAAACCTACCTTTGAGGGGTCTATTCCTATAACTACAAAGTATGGACTGTCTTCTATGGGTTGTACTGATGTTAGGACACCTACCGACTCTTTCACGCCACTGATATTATCCACCTTATCGATGTAGCCTTCATCTATTGTGCTTAGGAACATGTCAGATACATTTGATTCCACGATAGTGAAATCAGCCCCACCAGCCCTGAGAGTTTCCTGTGTGGACTCCTTAAGCCCTTCTGTTATTATACCAAGGGCCACTATCGTCGCGATTCCAA
Proteins encoded:
- a CDS encoding methionine-sulfoxide reductase, which translates into the protein MEKKIPIFSAVKNKIEMVEKIELSNAEWRKILDPKTFHVARLGSTEPPYTGRYHDFHDDGIYKCICCGTDLFDSKTKFDSGTGWPSFYDVISEHNIKLRKDRGLGTLRCEVLCARCDAHLGHVFDDGPLPTKKRYCINSAVLKFIPRNKIC
- a CDS encoding abortive infection protein, whose amino-acid sequence is MKFLQLARKGENNWWRYFVTIILTNPGISIGAIIGSIYIYLLFSLIGLYPAMGFLGGLADILSYNIVSAFLIFILYICMVAIHHRNFKTVLTAHEKIQWHRILKGFIVWFLILLMLLFLSFSESNLKFTFDPVAYPFLVIVSLTIFFQAGFEEIFFRGYLLQAFGMKKPILAVILTALIFAAGHWGNQATFTGNIDIFIDTFIFGMVVAIITIFEDGVETAIGIHTANNMFCALIVNDGTSAFYETLPSIFTDFSTPLTPLEQLIYSSLIMGALLLIIILPQRLNLIKNILKRN
- a CDS encoding flavoprotein, whose protein sequence is MGKLNVAWCITGAGDKIIETYEVMKDIKNIYDGKAVIKVFISRAGDQVVKYYGIYQDLETNFDQKWVEISANSPFLAGQVQLGKYDFLLIAPCTSNSVAKISLRIADTLITNAAIMAQKAGVPVYIMPTDYEEGTTETRLPNGKILTLEIRKEDVEHVKKLSRMKNTHVFKEPEYIYKIFEEVTHG
- a CDS encoding ABC-type transport system, ATP-binding protein — encoded protein: MIINIKNLKKTFDNGKIVALDGVNLQVDEGEFISIMGPSGSGKSTLLNMIGALDRPDSGMIKVAGRNLMKEKDLSSFRAREIGFIFQLHNLIPNLTVLENVEIPMFEGPYKDKMEERAMELIEYLGLADKADRRPSELSGGERQRVAIARALANDPSIILADEPTGSLDSKTEKKILEKLKELNKEHDVTIVLVTHDPRVASKASRIIEILDGKIVGG